One window of the Propionispora vibrioides genome contains the following:
- a CDS encoding TetR/AcrR family transcriptional regulator: MDDIKNLILDKAKDRLDRFGFKKTTMDEISRDCKISKKTIYEHFKDKEHLFASLLTRECHQTIQIIFSRMGEISDPLEKLTQLIRTSLDFFNEDTFITRLLKDDDALFSAFLSRKYHKLIDEEIISIIAEIIQDGKQKGIFRDVDEAVVSYAGFRLFQAFSYMRTVEFSPEKEQQGYYTDALIDLIIHGLTKK; encoded by the coding sequence ATGGATGACATTAAAAATCTGATATTGGATAAAGCCAAAGACCGGCTGGATCGCTTTGGCTTTAAGAAAACAACAATGGATGAAATCAGCCGGGACTGTAAAATATCCAAGAAAACTATTTACGAACATTTTAAGGATAAAGAGCATTTATTTGCCAGCCTGTTAACCCGGGAATGCCACCAAACTATCCAGATCATCTTTTCCCGGATGGGCGAGATTTCCGATCCTCTGGAAAAATTAACCCAGCTTATCCGGACTTCGTTAGACTTTTTTAATGAAGATACCTTCATTACCCGGTTGCTTAAGGACGACGATGCTTTGTTTTCCGCCTTTTTAAGTCGGAAGTATCATAAACTGATTGATGAAGAAATTATTTCGATTATTGCCGAAATCATTCAAGACGGAAAACAAAAAGGAATATTCCGGGATGTTGATGAAGCGGTGGTCAGTTATGCTGGTTTTCGCCTGTTTCAAGCGTTCAGCTATATGAGAACCGTCGAGTTCTCACCGGAAAAGGAACAGCAGGGATATTATACTGATGCCCTGATCGACCTTATTATCCATGGTTTAACTAAGAAATAA
- a CDS encoding efflux RND transporter periplasmic adaptor subunit, with the protein MKKYYRNYLSLLLAALLLTGCSQTASISEDIPLVRTQTISLGANNQNPGYSGEVRGRYETALSFQTGGKIIQRQVEAGTHVKAGDVLLTIDPKDIQQTVNLTAAQVASADSQLSLAQSNLARYEKLYEQGAISRAQLDQYQNAYEVAQAAVNQASAQYAQGNNQLNYSQLTADSDGVIAGINVEAGQVVSAGQTVLTLVKDGMREIEINIPENKLEELKNASHIQVTFWALPGITSEGKVREIAPMADKVTRTYKARISLVNPPADLQLGMTATVNINHTGNQSIFIPLAALYQTGDTPNVWVVTDNQVALRPVKVGAFGDNAVEILDGLHEGDVIVCAGVQKLHEGQKVRL; encoded by the coding sequence ATGAAAAAATACTACCGGAATTATCTATCTCTCTTATTGGCCGCTCTACTGCTTACCGGCTGCTCGCAAACAGCCAGTATAAGCGAGGATATACCGCTAGTACGAACGCAAACCATTTCACTTGGCGCCAACAACCAAAATCCAGGGTATTCCGGCGAAGTGCGCGGCCGCTATGAAACGGCGCTCTCCTTTCAGACTGGCGGCAAAATTATTCAACGCCAGGTCGAAGCCGGCACCCATGTCAAAGCCGGCGATGTTCTCTTAACGATTGATCCCAAGGATATTCAACAAACTGTCAATCTGACCGCCGCTCAAGTAGCTTCCGCCGATTCTCAGCTTAGCTTAGCTCAAAGCAATCTGGCGAGATACGAAAAGCTCTACGAACAGGGAGCTATCAGCCGTGCCCAGCTTGATCAGTACCAAAACGCCTATGAGGTGGCCCAGGCGGCGGTAAATCAGGCGTCAGCCCAATATGCTCAAGGTAATAATCAACTCAACTACAGCCAGCTTACGGCCGACAGTGACGGGGTCATTGCCGGCATTAACGTGGAAGCCGGTCAGGTAGTCAGTGCCGGTCAGACCGTACTGACGCTGGTAAAAGACGGGATGCGGGAAATCGAAATCAATATCCCGGAGAATAAACTGGAAGAATTAAAAAATGCCTCCCACATCCAAGTAACTTTCTGGGCCTTGCCTGGCATAACCAGCGAAGGAAAAGTAAGAGAAATAGCTCCCATGGCCGATAAAGTAACCCGGACTTATAAAGCCCGCATTTCGTTAGTCAATCCACCGGCTGATCTGCAATTAGGCATGACCGCAACAGTCAACATAAACCATACCGGCAACCAATCCATCTTTATTCCTTTAGCCGCGCTGTATCAAACCGGCGATACGCCAAATGTATGGGTTGTGACCGACAATCAGGTTGCGCTGCGGCCGGTTAAGGTCGGCGCCTTTGGCGATAATGCCGTGGAAATTCTGGACGGACTGCACGAGGGGGATGTGATTGTTTGCGCCGGTGTCCAGAAACTCCATGAAGGACAGAAGGTGCGTCTATGA